Proteins co-encoded in one Candidatus Omnitrophota bacterium genomic window:
- a CDS encoding 5-formyltetrahydrofolate cyclo-ligase: MLRLLCLPVWARFLNVVSETKTIIRNRALNLLRNQKEEDRRHKSLVILEKLFALKEFVKANTILFYAAFDGEVETVEMINRARKLGKQVAIPTIIKERTMIVPTLIDDYEKDCEPGPYGVPVPRPECGRVLSLEDIDLAVVPGVAFDAAGRRLGRGAGYYDRFLARLPKDTPTVGLAFDFQVVDSLPRDNHDLPVSILVTNS; the protein is encoded by the coding sequence ATGTTGCGTTTGTTGTGTTTACCCGTTTGGGCCAGGTTCTTGAATGTGGTCTCTGAAACCAAAACAATAATTCGAAATCGCGCACTCAACTTATTAAGAAACCAGAAGGAGGAAGATCGTCGCCATAAAAGTCTGGTGATTTTAGAAAAGTTGTTTGCCCTGAAAGAGTTTGTGAAGGCAAACACGATTCTGTTTTATGCGGCGTTTGATGGCGAAGTGGAAACCGTTGAGATGATCAATCGAGCCCGGAAGTTAGGCAAACAAGTGGCAATTCCGACAATCATAAAAGAACGCACAATGATCGTTCCCACATTGATCGACGATTATGAGAAAGATTGTGAACCCGGCCCGTACGGCGTGCCTGTTCCCAGGCCCGAATGCGGCCGGGTCCTTTCTTTGGAAGACATTGACCTGGCGGTCGTGCCCGGCGTCGCTTTCGACGCGGCCGGCCGCCGCCTCGGCCGAGGCGCCGGTTATTATGACCGGTTCCTGGCCCGTCTTCCCAAGGACACGCCCACTGTCGGACTCGCCTTTGACTTCCAGGTGGTTGACTCCCTACCGCGGGACAACCACGACCTCCCGGTTTCCATCCTCGTCACCAATTCCTGA
- the pheT gene encoding phenylalanine--tRNA ligase subunit beta encodes MKVSINWLKDYVAIGLPAEKLAHRLTMAGLEVEHAAAVGHDTVFEIEVTPNRVDCLNVLGIAREVSAILNKNLNPPKVRKIHYPSQKCDIEILDRDACPRYIGTVIRGVNVTPSPEWLAKRISSVGLRPINNIVDITNFSLLENGQPLHAFDYDKLNGGKVIVRRARQGETIVTIDGVERKLDPSVLVIADSKRPVAVAGVMGGKDTEVTSATQNILLESAYFEPVLIRRASRLLGLSTDSSYRFERGVDVHTVESGANRTVALIRELAGGQIESRTDLFPGKKGTARRQILISKNTIDSALGETVTLQLCKTILKRLGFDVEIENKTLIKAVPPTVRLDIKEGVDIIEEIARVIGYDNLSQSLPTVNMGKAMTSPQYLFKSRLREALTGLGLDEIITYTMTNRGALARAGQDGLEGIAMKNALTSEHDLLRPSLLPGALSVVRLNLNRGQRDLRLFEIGKVYGPDGEKEALSLILTGTRQDDWRAADREPVDIYDLKGIIERALGRFGLLEHIRFSSEDASDVFSSGEAVRVLWGTTPAGHLGKVRRDILQGWDIKHEPVLFAQILIEGLAARQPAVRPYEPLPEYPTVVRDVSLAVPQGVTFGQIKETVGALGQGYVADVKFLEQYLGEKIPAGQRGLVFSVVYRSFERTLTEQEVQAVHERICRAIQERFSAALR; translated from the coding sequence GCCGAGAAGCTGGCCCACCGTCTCACCATGGCCGGACTCGAGGTCGAGCACGCCGCGGCCGTCGGCCACGACACCGTTTTTGAGATCGAGGTCACGCCCAACCGCGTGGACTGCCTGAACGTCTTGGGCATCGCCCGGGAAGTCTCTGCGATCCTCAACAAAAATTTGAACCCGCCCAAGGTCCGCAAGATCCATTATCCTTCGCAGAAGTGTGACATTGAGATCCTGGACCGGGACGCCTGCCCCCGCTACATCGGCACGGTGATCCGCGGAGTTAACGTAACACCGTCGCCGGAATGGCTCGCCAAGCGCATCTCCTCCGTGGGCTTAAGGCCGATCAACAATATCGTGGACATCACAAATTTCAGCCTGCTGGAGAACGGCCAGCCCCTGCACGCTTTTGATTATGACAAGCTGAACGGCGGCAAGGTCATCGTGCGACGGGCCCGGCAGGGCGAGACGATCGTCACGATCGACGGCGTGGAACGCAAACTCGATCCTTCGGTCCTGGTCATCGCCGACAGCAAGCGTCCGGTCGCCGTGGCCGGCGTCATGGGCGGAAAAGACACGGAAGTCACGTCCGCGACCCAAAATATCCTTCTGGAGAGCGCGTATTTTGAGCCGGTCTTGATCCGCAGAGCCTCGCGGCTTTTGGGTCTGTCCACGGATTCCAGCTACCGTTTTGAGCGCGGGGTGGACGTCCATACCGTGGAAAGCGGCGCCAACCGGACCGTGGCCCTGATCCGCGAGCTGGCCGGCGGACAGATCGAAAGCCGGACCGACCTGTTCCCGGGCAAAAAAGGCACGGCCCGCCGGCAGATCCTGATCTCCAAGAACACCATCGACAGCGCTCTGGGAGAAACGGTCACTCTTCAGCTGTGCAAGACCATCCTCAAGCGGCTCGGGTTCGATGTGGAGATCGAGAACAAAACATTGATCAAGGCTGTCCCGCCGACGGTCCGTCTGGATATTAAGGAAGGCGTGGATATCATTGAGGAGATCGCGCGCGTCATCGGTTACGACAATTTGTCCCAAAGTTTGCCGACGGTGAACATGGGGAAGGCCATGACAAGCCCCCAGTATCTGTTCAAGTCCCGCCTGCGCGAGGCGTTGACCGGGCTGGGGCTGGACGAGATCATCACTTACACCATGACCAACCGCGGCGCCCTGGCCAGGGCCGGCCAGGACGGGCTTGAGGGGATCGCGATGAAAAACGCGCTGACATCCGAGCACGATCTTTTGCGCCCGAGCCTTCTGCCGGGCGCCCTGTCCGTCGTCCGGTTGAACTTGAACCGCGGGCAGCGTGACCTGCGTCTTTTCGAGATCGGCAAGGTCTACGGTCCCGACGGGGAAAAAGAGGCCCTTTCGTTGATCTTGACCGGGACCCGGCAGGACGACTGGCGCGCCGCGGACCGGGAGCCGGTAGATATCTATGATCTCAAGGGGATCATCGAACGCGCCCTGGGGCGGTTCGGTCTGCTGGAGCACATCCGTTTTTCTTCCGAGGACGCCTCTGATGTTTTTTCATCCGGTGAAGCCGTCCGGGTCCTCTGGGGCACAACACCGGCCGGCCATCTCGGCAAGGTCCGGCGCGACATCCTTCAGGGATGGGACATCAAACATGAGCCGGTCTTGTTCGCGCAAATCTTGATTGAAGGTCTCGCCGCGCGCCAGCCGGCTGTCCGTCCGTATGAGCCGCTTCCGGAATATCCGACGGTTGTGCGTGATGTGAGCCTGGCTGTCCCGCAGGGCGTGACGTTCGGCCAGATCAAGGAAACGGTCGGCGCCCTGGGCCAGGGTTATGTGGCGGACGTGAAATTCCTCGAGCAATACCTCGGCGAGAAAATCCCGGCCGGCCAGCGGGGACTGGTGTTCTCGGTCGTTTACCGCTCCTTCGAAAGAACATTGACCGAACAGGAAGTCCAGGCCGTCCATGAGCGGATCTGCCGGGCCATTCAGGAGCGGTTTTCGGCGGCCCTGCGGTAA
- a CDS encoding replication-associated recombination protein A: MRPRSLEEYVGQAHILGPGKLLTRAIEADRLSSLILYGPPGSGKTTLAQCIQQKTSTVFERVNAVSSNVEELRKIIAGSQNRRLATGRKTVLFIDEIHRFNKAQQDVLMPDLEEGHLILIGATVFNPFFSLVGPLLSRSLVFELKPLSPEDIKTILTRALQDKERGLGNMNIRPEAEALDFLSNICDGDARKALNALEVGCRTTPTDKDGAVHLDIAVAQESIQRKQVNYDRDGDAHYDTASAFIKSMRGSDPDAALYWMAKMIYAGEDPRFIARRICICAAEDVGNADPRALMLATAAMQAAEFIGLPEARIPLAQAAVYVACAPKSNAVYLGIDQALKDVAGEKTQEVPAHLKDASYSGAKKLGRGKDYKYAHDFPGHYVDQEYMPEKKTYYQPTDQGLEKAVKERLQSRSRPSPPAK, translated from the coding sequence ATGCGGCCGCGGTCGCTGGAGGAGTATGTCGGGCAGGCGCATATCCTCGGCCCCGGCAAACTCCTGACGCGCGCCATCGAAGCCGACCGGCTGAGTTCCCTGATCCTTTATGGCCCGCCGGGGTCCGGGAAGACAACCCTCGCCCAGTGCATTCAGCAAAAAACGAGCACGGTTTTTGAACGGGTCAACGCTGTCTCGTCCAATGTGGAAGAGCTCCGCAAGATCATCGCCGGGTCGCAAAACCGCCGCCTTGCCACCGGCCGCAAGACCGTGCTCTTCATCGACGAAATCCACCGTTTCAATAAAGCCCAGCAGGATGTGCTTATGCCCGACCTGGAGGAAGGCCACTTGATCCTGATCGGCGCCACAGTGTTCAATCCGTTTTTTTCGCTGGTCGGGCCGCTGTTGTCCCGGTCGCTGGTCTTTGAGCTCAAGCCGTTGTCCCCGGAAGATATCAAGACCATCTTGACCCGGGCCCTTCAGGACAAGGAGCGCGGGCTGGGGAACATGAATATCCGGCCGGAGGCCGAGGCGCTGGATTTCCTTTCCAACATTTGCGACGGCGACGCGCGCAAGGCCCTCAACGCCCTGGAGGTCGGCTGCCGGACAACCCCGACGGACAAAGACGGCGCGGTGCATCTGGACATCGCCGTTGCCCAGGAATCCATCCAGCGCAAACAGGTCAATTACGACAGAGACGGCGACGCGCATTACGACACGGCATCGGCCTTTATCAAATCCATGCGAGGGTCAGACCCGGACGCGGCCCTGTACTGGATGGCCAAGATGATCTATGCCGGGGAAGACCCCCGGTTCATCGCGCGGCGCATCTGCATCTGCGCGGCCGAGGACGTGGGCAATGCCGATCCCCGGGCCCTGATGCTGGCCACCGCCGCCATGCAGGCCGCGGAATTCATCGGGCTTCCCGAGGCCAGGATCCCGCTGGCCCAGGCCGCGGTGTATGTTGCCTGCGCGCCCAAATCCAACGCGGTCTACCTGGGAATCGATCAGGCACTGAAGGACGTTGCCGGCGAAAAGACCCAGGAGGTCCCGGCCCACCTGAAGGACGCTTCGTATTCCGGCGCCAAAAAGCTCGGCCGGGGCAAGGATTACAAATACGCTCACGACTTTCCCGGGCATTATGTGGACCAGGAATACATGCCGGAGAAAAAAACGTATTACCAGCCAACCGACCAAGGCCTGGAAAAAGCGGTCAAGGAACGCCTGCAAAGCCGTTCCCGGCCCTCGCCCCCGGCAAAATAG
- a CDS encoding radical SAM protein has product MSTHRSSFGKSFDIFLSFFSPIVVVFLLEPSVATIYFGDAVAQSPWAGLVFILLFLAKTLFVAGVYGVLVRIAAGEDDLFNWKVFSGQFLKNWPVCLGVGLLPLVLHFLAFGLFPGRDIELASIQTFGDLVFCYLLASAVVSSEYLRPMGQGRRRILISFREAGVLLGLFGLSAVVYGAAKVPAPGLVDYPRIAFLPLKAIHFFTFIYLAQLILDAYPEIRARFLSDRELVLINPVGPGILEGIASLVVYSRTYPPVFVVLRALTPKSFRVREFNRALWNDRYYTDHGLVAITAFTSNCSEAYKLAKEFKRRGARVVMGGPHVSYLPDEALEYCDSVVTGEAEGIWPQVVADYEAGTLKPRYDGVPSEENHQIVHQELLNSPPAVIKDFLETTRGCKFKCHFCTIPSFSGERVRKKPVFEVVELLEKVRTKYRNVTFIDNNIYSDPAYARELFRALKPLRMQWSTQCTIDIAKNDETLKLAKEAGCTGFLFGYEIYDKSQEHQQGGKYAMAENYLRYTEKIKAAGLLIKAHYIFGYDTDTFRSLFSMWRFCFSVMPYMTVVSLLTPLPGSALYVDMLKANRITDLNWHNYTCHSLVFRHERMNNAVLAAVYPFIYVFFLSTTSQEGFVVLWLLIAANVIYFF; this is encoded by the coding sequence ATGTCGACCCACCGTTCGTCTTTCGGAAAATCATTCGACATCTTCCTCTCGTTTTTTTCTCCTATTGTTGTCGTTTTTCTTCTGGAACCGTCCGTTGCCACGATCTACTTCGGCGATGCCGTGGCGCAGTCTCCCTGGGCTGGACTCGTGTTCATCCTGCTGTTTTTGGCCAAGACGCTGTTTGTGGCCGGTGTTTACGGCGTCCTGGTCCGGATCGCGGCGGGGGAGGACGACCTTTTCAATTGGAAGGTTTTTTCCGGTCAATTTTTGAAGAACTGGCCGGTTTGCCTGGGGGTCGGCCTGCTGCCGCTGGTCCTTCACTTTTTGGCGTTTGGGCTTTTCCCGGGGCGGGACATTGAGTTGGCGTCGATCCAGACGTTCGGGGACCTGGTCTTTTGCTATCTGTTGGCCTCGGCGGTTGTCTCCTCGGAATATCTGCGGCCGATGGGGCAGGGCCGCAGACGCATCCTGATATCGTTCCGGGAGGCCGGCGTTCTTCTCGGGCTGTTCGGCCTGTCCGCGGTTGTTTACGGGGCCGCGAAGGTCCCGGCCCCGGGGCTCGTGGATTATCCCCGGATCGCCTTCCTTCCCCTGAAGGCCATCCATTTTTTTACTTTTATTTATCTTGCGCAGTTGATCCTCGACGCTTATCCGGAGATCCGGGCCCGGTTCCTGTCCGACCGGGAACTGGTCCTCATCAATCCCGTCGGGCCGGGGATACTGGAAGGGATCGCCTCGCTGGTCGTCTATTCTCGGACCTACCCCCCGGTGTTTGTTGTCCTCAGGGCCCTCACGCCGAAGAGTTTTCGTGTCCGCGAATTCAATCGCGCCCTTTGGAATGACCGCTATTACACCGACCACGGGCTTGTGGCTATTACAGCGTTTACGTCCAACTGCAGCGAAGCTTACAAACTGGCCAAGGAGTTTAAGCGCCGCGGGGCCAGGGTGGTTATGGGCGGACCGCATGTTAGCTATCTGCCGGACGAGGCCCTGGAATACTGCGACAGCGTGGTGACCGGCGAGGCCGAGGGGATCTGGCCCCAGGTGGTCGCGGATTACGAAGCCGGAACGCTCAAGCCCCGCTATGACGGCGTTCCTTCCGAGGAAAACCATCAGATCGTGCATCAGGAGCTTTTGAATTCTCCTCCGGCGGTGATCAAGGATTTTCTGGAAACCACGCGCGGATGCAAATTCAAGTGCCATTTTTGCACGATCCCGTCCTTCAGCGGAGAGCGGGTCAGGAAAAAGCCCGTTTTTGAGGTCGTCGAGCTTCTGGAAAAGGTGCGGACAAAATACCGGAATGTGACGTTCATCGACAACAATATTTATTCCGACCCTGCCTACGCCCGGGAACTGTTCAGGGCGCTCAAGCCGCTGAGGATGCAGTGGAGCACGCAGTGCACCATCGACATTGCCAAGAACGACGAGACCCTGAAGCTGGCCAAGGAGGCCGGGTGTACGGGGTTTCTCTTTGGATACGAAATTTACGACAAGTCGCAGGAGCATCAGCAGGGCGGGAAATACGCGATGGCGGAAAATTATCTGCGTTATACCGAGAAGATCAAGGCGGCGGGGCTCCTGATCAAGGCACATTATATTTTTGGTTATGACACCGACACGTTCCGGAGCCTGTTCTCCATGTGGAGGTTCTGTTTTTCGGTCATGCCGTACATGACGGTCGTTTCGTTGCTCACGCCTCTGCCGGGGTCGGCGCTGTATGTCGACATGCTCAAGGCCAACCGCATCACGGACCTCAACTGGCACAACTACACGTGCCATTCCCTGGTTTTCCGTCATGAGCGGATGAACAACGCGGTCCTGGCCGCGGTGTACCCGTTCATTTACGTGTTTTTTCTGTCGACCACGTCCCAGGAAGGGTTTGTGGTCCTGTGGCTTTTGATCGCGGCCAACGTGATTTACTTTTTCTAA